One Falsiruegeria litorea R37 DNA segment encodes these proteins:
- the hpaD gene encoding 3,4-dihydroxyphenylacetate 2,3-dioxygenase, with the protein MGEIVLAAKMTHVPTMLMSEQDGPVKGKRQAAIDGHREIARRAKELGATTVVICDTHWVINAGFHINANARFEGLFTSNEFPQFIQDLPYAYDGNPELGDAIAKAASVKGAYTLCHHLDSLELEYGTLVPMRFMSREHEMKVVSIAAWATVHDHDESRVVGEAIREAIEASDEKVLLVASGSLSHKIWPNKDYAANNGTFTISSEFNRQMDLHVLEMWKAGDHATFLKMLGDYASFCCGEGSMHDTAMLYGALGWDSYNRKCEIVTEYFPSSGTGQTNVIFPVL; encoded by the coding sequence ATGGGAGAGATTGTTCTCGCCGCCAAGATGACCCACGTGCCCACAATGCTCATGTCCGAGCAGGACGGACCCGTGAAGGGCAAGCGTCAGGCCGCCATTGACGGTCACCGCGAAATCGCACGGCGCGCCAAGGAATTGGGCGCGACGACGGTGGTGATCTGCGACACCCATTGGGTGATCAACGCGGGCTTCCACATCAACGCCAATGCGCGGTTCGAGGGGTTGTTCACGTCGAACGAGTTCCCGCAGTTCATTCAGGACCTGCCTTATGCTTATGACGGCAACCCTGAATTGGGGGACGCCATAGCCAAGGCCGCATCCGTCAAGGGTGCCTATACATTGTGCCATCATCTGGACAGTCTGGAGCTGGAATACGGCACGCTGGTGCCAATGCGCTTCATGAGCCGCGAACATGAGATGAAGGTGGTTTCCATCGCCGCCTGGGCCACAGTGCATGATCACGATGAAAGCCGTGTGGTGGGCGAAGCCATCCGTGAGGCGATCGAAGCCAGCGACGAAAAGGTGTTGCTCGTGGCGTCCGGGTCGCTCAGCCACAAGATCTGGCCCAACAAGGATTACGCCGCCAACAATGGCACCTTTACCATCAGTTCCGAGTTCAACCGGCAGATGGACTTGCACGTGCTTGAAATGTGGAAGGCCGGTGATCATGCCACCTTCCTAAAGATGCTGGGCGATTATGCGTCGTTTTGCTGTGGAGAAGGGTCCATGCACGACACTGCGATGCTTTACGGTGCGCTTGGCTGGGACAGCTATAACAGGAAGTGTGAGATTGTGACCGAGTATTTCCCCAGTTCCGGCACCGGCCAAACCAACGTGATTTTCCCCGTCCTATGA
- the hpaD gene encoding 3,4-dihydroxyphenylacetate 2,3-dioxygenase yields MPIPAPNLYPDFNTIRLSHVCLNVSDLATSRKFYTDILGLQVSDESDSHIYLRAMEERGHHCVILQKSDQPGTVEVMGFKTFDEDDLDKAETYFRSKGRPTSWVERPYQGRTLLTSDNMGIPLEFYHKMDRLEPIHQKYALYRGVKPLRIDHFNCFSSNVDDSVAFYSDFGFRVTEYTEDDESKRLWAAWMHRKGGVHDMAFTNGKGPRMHHVAFWVPTPLNIIDLLDLMSTTGYVDNIERGPGRHGISNAFFLYILDPDGHRIEIYCSDYQTVDPDLEPIKWDLKDPQRQTLWGAAAPRSWFEHGTEFVGAEVKDSDLAATPIIAP; encoded by the coding sequence ATGCCCATCCCCGCACCCAACCTCTACCCTGATTTCAACACCATCCGTCTGAGCCATGTGTGCCTGAACGTCAGTGATCTGGCCACTTCGCGCAAGTTCTATACCGACATCCTGGGCTTGCAGGTCTCGGATGAAAGCGACAGCCATATCTACCTGCGCGCGATGGAGGAACGCGGCCACCACTGCGTGATCCTGCAGAAATCGGATCAACCCGGCACGGTCGAGGTGATGGGCTTCAAAACATTTGACGAGGATGATCTGGACAAGGCCGAGACCTATTTCAGATCCAAGGGCCGCCCAACATCCTGGGTCGAGCGCCCCTATCAGGGTCGCACGCTGCTCACATCGGACAACATGGGCATCCCGTTGGAGTTCTATCACAAGATGGACCGGCTGGAGCCGATCCATCAGAAATACGCACTCTATCGCGGGGTCAAACCGCTGCGCATCGATCACTTCAACTGCTTCTCGTCCAACGTTGACGACAGCGTGGCCTTCTACAGCGACTTTGGCTTCCGGGTGACCGAATACACCGAAGACGACGAGAGCAAGCGTCTGTGGGCGGCCTGGATGCACCGCAAGGGCGGCGTGCACGACATGGCGTTCACGAACGGCAAAGGCCCCCGGATGCACCATGTGGCGTTCTGGGTGCCCACACCGCTCAACATCATCGACCTGCTCGATCTGATGTCGACCACCGGCTATGTCGACAACATCGAACGCGGCCCCGGTCGCCACGGCATTTCGAACGCCTTCTTCCTTTACATCCTGGACCCCGACGGTCACCGGATCGAGATCTATTGCTCGGACTATCAGACCGTCGATCCGGATCTCGAGCCGATCAAGTGGGATCTCAAGGACCCGCAACGCCAGACCCTTTGGGGGGCCGCCGCGCCACGCAGTTGGTTCGAGCACGGGACCGAGTTTGTCGGCGCCGAGGTGAAAGACTCCGATCTGGCCGCCACGCCGATCATTGCCCCGTAA
- a CDS encoding NAD-dependent succinate-semialdehyde dehydrogenase, whose amino-acid sequence MIKLNDPTLLRQASLVGGQWIEADDTGLAVTNPATGEVIGHVPNLGRNETRAAIAAAQTAQKAWAKRTAKDRAQVLRRWFDLMMDHQDDLGAILTAEQGKPLAEAKGEIAYGASFIEWFAEEARRAYGDVTPGHAPDKRIITIKQPIGVVAAITPWNFPNAMITRKAGPAFAAGCAMVLKPASQTPFSAIALAVLGERAGLPAGLFSVITGSARAIGVEMTGNQTVQKLTFTGSTEIGAMLYAQCAPTIKKLGLELGGNAPFIVFNDADLDAAVESAVIAKFRNNGQTCVCANRIYVQAGVYDTFAEKLATKVAALPTGNGFDEGIIFGPLIDQAAVDKVAEHVTDATSKGATVTLGGKVHALGGTFFEPTILTGVTADMAVATEETFGPVAPLFKFDTEAEVVAAANDTEFGLASYFYSRDLARVWRVSEALEYGMVGINTGLISTAEAPFGGVKMSGLGREGSRYGLDDFMELKYLCMGGIDAPEEA is encoded by the coding sequence ATGATCAAGCTCAACGACCCGACCCTTCTGCGTCAGGCCTCCCTTGTGGGCGGTCAGTGGATCGAGGCGGATGACACCGGCCTGGCCGTCACCAACCCCGCCACGGGCGAGGTGATCGGCCATGTGCCCAACCTCGGCAGGAACGAAACCCGCGCCGCAATTGCTGCCGCGCAGACAGCGCAAAAGGCCTGGGCCAAACGCACTGCCAAGGACCGCGCGCAGGTCTTGCGCCGTTGGTTTGATCTGATGATGGACCATCAGGACGATTTGGGGGCCATCCTGACTGCCGAACAGGGCAAACCACTGGCCGAAGCCAAGGGTGAGATCGCTTATGGCGCCTCCTTCATTGAATGGTTCGCCGAAGAGGCGCGGCGCGCTTATGGCGACGTTACTCCGGGCCATGCGCCCGACAAGCGGATCATCACCATCAAGCAACCCATTGGCGTCGTCGCTGCGATCACGCCCTGGAACTTTCCCAACGCGATGATCACCCGAAAGGCCGGCCCCGCTTTTGCCGCTGGCTGCGCCATGGTGCTGAAACCCGCGAGCCAGACGCCATTTTCGGCCATTGCTCTGGCGGTCTTGGGCGAACGCGCGGGCCTGCCTGCCGGGTTGTTCTCCGTCATCACCGGGTCCGCCCGTGCGATCGGGGTCGAGATGACCGGCAATCAAACCGTCCAAAAGCTGACCTTTACCGGCTCGACTGAAATCGGCGCGATGCTCTACGCTCAATGTGCGCCCACGATCAAGAAATTGGGGTTGGAACTGGGCGGCAATGCACCCTTCATCGTGTTCAACGACGCCGATTTGGACGCGGCCGTCGAAAGCGCCGTGATCGCCAAATTCCGCAACAACGGCCAGACCTGTGTCTGTGCCAACCGGATCTACGTGCAGGCGGGCGTCTATGACACCTTTGCCGAGAAACTGGCGACCAAGGTTGCGGCCCTGCCAACCGGCAACGGCTTTGACGAGGGCATCATCTTTGGCCCGCTGATCGATCAGGCCGCCGTGGACAAAGTGGCGGAACATGTCACTGACGCCACGAGCAAGGGTGCAACCGTCACCCTAGGTGGCAAGGTACACGCGCTTGGCGGCACCTTCTTTGAGCCCACCATCCTGACCGGTGTAACGGCTGACATGGCCGTGGCGACCGAGGAAACCTTTGGCCCCGTCGCGCCCCTGTTCAAGTTCGACACCGAGGCCGAGGTCGTGGCTGCCGCCAATGACACCGAATTTGGCTTGGCGTCCTATTTCTACTCTCGCGATCTGGCCCGCGTCTGGCGGGTGTCCGAGGCGTTGGAATACGGCATGGTCGGCATCAACACCGGCCTGATCTCGACGGCCGAGGCGCCCTTTGGCGGGGTCAAGATGTCCGGCCTGGGCCGCGAGGGATCGCGCTATGGTCTGGATGACTTCATGGAACTGAAATACCTGTGCATGGGTGGCATTGATGCCCCCGAGGAGGCCTGA
- a CDS encoding fumarylacetoacetate hydrolase family protein: MRFATYTANGESHFGAITDDGAIALNDAFPGRASLYEVIAAGEFDKLSGAAKGKPVTHTEFTYDMVMPDVRRILCVGVNFPDRNAEYKDGSAQPKYMSLFPRYASGFTGHDRPLIRPPENHTLDYEGEVAIIIGKGGRRISQDNAYDHIAALTLCNEGTIRDWVRHAKFNVTQGKNWDNSGAIGPWLVPFTDAAQLDDARIQTHVNGELRQDDTLNRMMFPIRREIEYISTFMTLQPGDIIVTGTPTGAGARFDPPKYLAPGDVVEVSVEGIGTLRNTVEDEQV, encoded by the coding sequence ATGCGCTTTGCGACATACACCGCCAACGGCGAGAGCCATTTTGGTGCAATCACCGATGACGGCGCGATTGCGCTGAACGATGCATTCCCCGGACGCGCCAGCCTTTATGAGGTCATTGCAGCGGGTGAGTTCGACAAACTGTCCGGGGCTGCCAAAGGCAAACCTGTCACCCACACCGAGTTCACCTATGACATGGTGATGCCGGACGTACGCCGCATCTTGTGCGTTGGCGTGAACTTCCCCGACCGCAACGCAGAATACAAAGACGGCAGCGCGCAGCCCAAATACATGTCCCTCTTTCCGCGCTATGCCAGCGGGTTCACCGGCCATGACCGCCCGTTGATCCGTCCACCCGAAAACCATACTCTGGACTACGAGGGCGAGGTTGCCATCATCATTGGCAAGGGTGGTCGCCGGATCTCCCAAGATAACGCCTATGACCATATCGCAGCGCTGACCCTGTGCAACGAGGGGACAATTCGCGATTGGGTGCGTCACGCCAAATTCAACGTCACCCAAGGCAAGAACTGGGACAACTCGGGCGCCATCGGGCCGTGGCTCGTGCCATTCACGGATGCTGCACAACTCGATGACGCGCGCATTCAGACCCATGTGAATGGTGAACTTCGCCAGGACGATACGCTGAACCGCATGATGTTCCCGATCCGGCGCGAGATCGAATACATCTCGACCTTCATGACGTTGCAGCCGGGCGATATCATCGTCACCGGCACCCCCACCGGGGCCGGCGCGCGGTTTGATCCACCTAAATACCTGGCCCCCGGCGATGTGGTTGAAGTCTCAGTGGAGGGTATCGGCACCCTCCGCAACACGGTGGAGGACGAACAGGTATGA
- the hpaH gene encoding 2-oxo-hept-4-ene-1,7-dioate hydratase, with amino-acid sequence MTPDDHARAAADLLQAEVTGQQIGLLTLRHPEMGMDDAYKVQNAIYRAKLTQGRRVIGWKIGLTSKAMQYALNIDIPDSGILFDDMAFATGATVPAGRFIQPRIEAEIAFVMKSALGGENITRDDVIAATDYVAPSIEILDTRIQRADPDTGKARTVFDTISDNAANAGIVLGAERHAVDAFDLRWVGAITSRNGEVEETGLGAGVLNDPIESVVWLARRMAQYGQSIEPGQVILSGSFIRPVECPSGTQIHADFGAFGSVDINFA; translated from the coding sequence ATGACACCGGATGATCACGCCCGTGCCGCTGCTGATCTGCTGCAGGCCGAAGTGACCGGCCAGCAAATCGGCTTGCTGACGCTGCGCCATCCCGAGATGGGAATGGATGACGCCTATAAGGTGCAAAACGCCATCTACCGGGCAAAACTGACCCAGGGACGCCGCGTGATCGGATGGAAAATCGGGCTGACCTCGAAGGCGATGCAATACGCGCTGAATATCGACATCCCCGACAGCGGCATCCTGTTTGACGATATGGCCTTTGCCACCGGAGCAACCGTACCGGCGGGACGGTTCATCCAGCCCCGGATCGAGGCCGAGATCGCCTTTGTCATGAAATCTGCCTTGGGGGGCGAAAATATCACCCGCGACGACGTGATCGCCGCCACAGACTATGTTGCTCCGTCGATCGAGATCCTGGACACCCGCATTCAACGCGCGGACCCGGACACCGGCAAGGCGCGCACTGTCTTTGACACCATCAGCGACAATGCCGCCAATGCGGGCATCGTGCTGGGGGCCGAACGTCACGCGGTCGATGCCTTTGACCTGCGGTGGGTTGGTGCGATCACCTCTCGCAACGGCGAGGTGGAAGAGACCGGCCTGGGCGCAGGCGTGCTGAACGATCCGATTGAAAGCGTCGTTTGGCTCGCTCGCCGCATGGCGCAATACGGCCAAAGCATCGAGCCCGGTCAGGTGATCTTGTCCGGCAGTTTCATCCGCCCGGTCGAATGCCCTTCGGGTACCCAAATCCACGCCGACTTTGGTGCGTTTGGTTCCGTCGACATCAACTTTGCTTAG
- a CDS encoding aldolase/citrate lyase family protein — translation MPAPHNAFKTALADGQPQIGCWVGMANAYAAEIAATAGFDWLLVDGEHAPNDLNSILEQVRVIEGSGSHPVARLPIGETWMIKQYLDAGVQNLLVPMVESGDQATELVRAVRYPPHGVRGVGSALARASRFAAIPDYLTTADEQICLLVQVENLAGLAALDDILETKVDGVFIGPSDLAADMGHIGNADHPDVVAAVLDAIRRIVAAGKAAGILTLDPAMQRTCLELGATFVATNIDVTLFAKSLRNAAHDGKSIKSMVSPAY, via the coding sequence ATGCCCGCACCTCATAACGCGTTCAAAACAGCCTTGGCAGATGGCCAGCCCCAGATCGGATGCTGGGTCGGGATGGCCAACGCCTATGCCGCCGAGATTGCCGCCACCGCCGGGTTCGACTGGCTGCTGGTTGATGGCGAGCATGCACCCAACGACCTGAATTCGATCCTGGAACAGGTCCGTGTGATCGAAGGATCAGGCAGCCACCCGGTTGCGCGTCTGCCCATTGGCGAGACCTGGATGATCAAGCAATACTTGGATGCTGGCGTGCAGAACCTGCTGGTGCCGATGGTGGAAAGTGGTGATCAGGCGACCGAACTAGTGAGGGCCGTGCGCTACCCGCCACACGGCGTTCGGGGTGTTGGATCTGCCCTGGCCCGGGCTTCGCGTTTCGCGGCGATCCCGGACTACCTAACAACCGCAGATGAACAGATCTGCCTGTTGGTGCAGGTGGAAAACCTGGCGGGACTGGCCGCACTTGACGACATTCTTGAGACGAAAGTGGACGGCGTATTCATCGGCCCCTCGGATCTTGCGGCAGACATGGGGCATATCGGAAACGCCGACCACCCTGACGTGGTCGCGGCTGTGCTCGACGCAATCCGCCGAATCGTCGCCGCAGGTAAGGCAGCCGGTATCCTGACCCTGGACCCGGCAATGCAACGTACGTGCCTAGAGCTTGGCGCGACATTTGTGGCGACAAATATCGACGTCACACTGTTCGCCAAGTCCTTACGCAACGCGGCTCACGATGGGAAATCCATTAAATCTATGGTTTCTCCAGCCTATTGA
- a CDS encoding M16 family metallopeptidase, with protein sequence MKVPKATQTVIRIVWKGGNGFLPDGKENVDELGPVMLVNGGSEGLSPDELQRQVNALGAGFQVYSKLDALHGMLIAPNDKLAETAALLNTVLAKPTMDGRWLRRFKRNFVENVSTNAKTPSGQAWLTIREVTVGDHPYRQIWNATPVENISSITIADIKDWHRRVVTSDGVRVFVAGKAEVTDIAAAVDIVLEGLPTGSGRQDFPQLEMSYPAKTILVHRPEAEKSYLLIGGPVPKIYAPNQEAREIGVGVLGVSDQSRLFTAVRKELRAAYGFKAWMDSFSRENAMIYMQGEVETAKLQDAYDTVRDTYEELRTDGIGLIEFPFAQRIFKNRAYGIAEKPRGAANLMVEAWLTGRPVEDGLRYPERAAGLSRGSVNQAIQDEFPPFSQMVKIVVSPDRDAVVADCIIADFSEADRCR encoded by the coding sequence ATGAAGGTTCCCAAAGCCACCCAAACGGTTATCCGAATTGTTTGGAAGGGCGGGAACGGGTTTCTTCCCGATGGCAAAGAAAACGTCGATGAGTTGGGGCCCGTGATGCTGGTGAACGGTGGCTCAGAGGGGCTGTCTCCGGATGAGTTGCAACGGCAGGTCAACGCGCTTGGGGCCGGGTTCCAGGTCTATTCAAAGCTTGATGCACTGCATGGGATGCTCATTGCTCCGAATGACAAGCTGGCCGAGACAGCCGCGCTTTTGAACACCGTCTTGGCAAAACCCACGATGGATGGCCGCTGGTTGCGACGGTTCAAGCGTAACTTCGTTGAAAACGTGTCAACTAACGCAAAGACCCCGTCAGGGCAGGCTTGGCTTACGATACGCGAAGTCACGGTGGGAGATCACCCTTATCGTCAAATCTGGAATGCGACACCCGTCGAGAACATTTCCAGTATCACGATCGCGGACATCAAGGACTGGCATCGCCGTGTGGTCACCTCTGATGGGGTCAGGGTGTTTGTAGCAGGCAAGGCAGAGGTCACAGATATTGCTGCAGCAGTGGACATCGTGCTTGAGGGTCTGCCGACAGGGTCTGGGCGGCAGGATTTCCCGCAACTCGAAATGAGCTATCCTGCGAAAACCATCCTGGTGCATCGCCCCGAGGCGGAGAAGTCATATCTTTTGATTGGTGGGCCTGTTCCCAAAATCTATGCCCCAAATCAAGAGGCCCGCGAGATCGGGGTCGGGGTTCTGGGCGTCTCCGACCAATCGCGCCTGTTCACTGCCGTCAGAAAGGAACTGCGCGCCGCTTACGGGTTCAAGGCCTGGATGGATAGTTTCTCGCGGGAAAACGCGATGATATACATGCAAGGCGAGGTAGAGACCGCCAAGTTGCAAGATGCATATGATACCGTTCGCGACACCTACGAAGAGCTCAGGACAGATGGCATTGGCCTGATCGAGTTTCCGTTCGCACAGCGTATTTTCAAGAACAGGGCTTATGGCATAGCCGAAAAGCCCAGGGGCGCCGCCAACTTGATGGTCGAGGCCTGGTTGACCGGCAGGCCGGTGGAAGATGGGTTGCGTTACCCCGAGCGGGCCGCAGGTTTGTCACGAGGATCAGTTAATCAGGCGATCCAAGACGAGTTTCCGCCGTTTTCGCAGATGGTGAAGATTGTCGTCAGCCCGGACCGTGATGCCGTCGTTGCAGACTGTATTATCGCCGATTTTTCCGAAGCAGATCGGTGCCGGTGA
- a CDS encoding M16 family metallopeptidase, translating into MVRLITVVFALLCSSIAYADLLDLSDYGEFKKIYLIPSTSAKNIEVRVFVPVGEVDRTGPEGLAHYLEHLVLWSADKVHGEGLRNRMMNAWTSPYWTAYWNSGPIDAFENMMRSARAVFEPVELTPDFMMTERSVVEREFDLRYRGNPTAVLYREAYKHLYGGHALGRSVMGTPESLGQISPAEA; encoded by the coding sequence ATGGTCCGGTTGATCACAGTTGTTTTTGCGCTGCTTTGTTCGTCAATTGCATATGCAGATCTTTTGGATCTTTCGGACTATGGTGAATTCAAAAAGATATATCTGATCCCGTCAACGTCGGCCAAAAACATCGAAGTTCGTGTGTTTGTACCAGTGGGCGAAGTGGATCGTACAGGTCCCGAAGGACTGGCGCACTATCTTGAGCATCTTGTTTTGTGGTCCGCAGACAAGGTTCACGGCGAGGGGCTGCGCAATCGCATGATGAATGCGTGGACATCTCCCTATTGGACTGCCTATTGGAACAGCGGACCGATTGATGCGTTCGAGAACATGATGCGAAGCGCGCGCGCTGTGTTTGAGCCCGTTGAGCTGACCCCGGATTTCATGATGACGGAACGCAGCGTGGTAGAACGAGAGTTCGATCTGCGGTATCGGGGCAATCCGACAGCGGTGTTGTATCGCGAGGCTTACAAACACCTGTACGGCGGGCATGCCTTGGGGCGTTCGGTCATGGGCACGCCTGAAAGCCTTGGTCAGATTTCGCCCGCAGAGGCCTAG
- the nqrF gene encoding NADH:ubiquinone reductase (Na(+)-transporting) subunit F → METFGLGIVLFTLIVLALVTIILAARSRLVSTGNVNITINGEKTISVPAGGKLLQTLAEQKLFVPSACGGGGTCAQCRVKIHSGGGSILPTEESHITKREAACGDRLSCQVAVKQDMEVEVPEEVFGVKKWECTVRSNENVATFIKALTLDLPEGEDVNFRAGGYIQIEAPQHQLKYTEFDVEEEYREDWDKFNLWQYESVVAEPIERAYSMANYPDEKGMIMLNVRVASPPPGSQGIPPGQMSSYIFNLKPGDKVTISGPFGEFFARETEKEMVFIGGGAGMAPMRSHIFDQLKRLKNKDRKITFWYGARSKREMFFVEDFDELAKEFPNFTWHVALSDALPEDDWGGYTGFIHNVLFDEYLKNHPAPEDCEYYMCGPPIMNQSVINMLLDLGVDREDIMLDDFGG, encoded by the coding sequence ATGGAAACTTTTGGCCTGGGGATCGTCCTCTTTACCTTGATCGTTCTGGCGCTTGTCACGATCATTCTGGCCGCACGCTCGCGGTTGGTGTCGACCGGTAACGTCAACATCACCATCAACGGTGAAAAGACAATTTCGGTTCCGGCGGGTGGCAAGCTGCTGCAAACGCTGGCCGAACAGAAACTGTTTGTCCCCTCTGCCTGCGGCGGTGGTGGCACCTGTGCGCAATGCCGTGTGAAAATCCATTCGGGTGGCGGGTCGATCCTGCCGACCGAAGAAAGCCACATCACCAAGCGTGAAGCCGCCTGCGGCGACCGCCTGTCCTGTCAGGTTGCGGTCAAGCAGGACATGGAAGTGGAAGTCCCCGAAGAGGTGTTCGGCGTCAAGAAGTGGGAGTGCACTGTGCGCTCGAACGAAAACGTCGCAACCTTCATCAAGGCGCTGACACTGGACCTGCCCGAAGGCGAAGACGTGAACTTTCGCGCTGGTGGCTACATCCAGATCGAAGCACCCCAGCACCAGCTCAAGTACACCGAGTTTGACGTCGAAGAGGAGTACCGCGAGGATTGGGACAAGTTCAATCTGTGGCAGTATGAATCCGTTGTCGCCGAGCCGATCGAGCGCGCCTACTCGATGGCCAACTACCCGGACGAAAAGGGCATGATCATGCTCAACGTGCGAGTTGCATCGCCGCCTCCGGGCTCGCAGGGTATCCCGCCGGGTCAGATGTCGTCGTACATCTTTAACCTGAAACCGGGCGACAAGGTCACGATCTCAGGTCCGTTTGGTGAATTCTTCGCCCGCGAGACGGAAAAAGAGATGGTGTTCATCGGTGGTGGTGCCGGCATGGCCCCAATGCGCAGCCACATCTTTGACCAGCTCAAGCGCCTGAAGAACAAGGATCGCAAGATCACCTTCTGGTACGGCGCCCGTTCCAAGCGCGAGATGTTCTTTGTCGAGGACTTTGACGAGCTGGCGAAGGAGTTCCCGAACTTCACTTGGCACGTGGCGCTGTCTGACGCACTGCCCGAAGATGACTGGGGCGGCTACACCGGGTTCATCCACAACGTTCTGTTTGACGAATACCTCAAGAACCACCCGGCGCCTGAGGATTGCGAATACTACATGTGTGGCCCGCCAATCATGAACCAGTCGGTGATCAACATGCTGCTCGACCTGGGCGTTGATCGCGAAGACATCATGTTGGATGACTTTGGTGGTTGA
- the nqrE gene encoding NADH:ubiquinone reductase (Na(+)-transporting) subunit E: MEGLISLAVKAIFVENLALSFFLGMCTFIAVSKKISTAIGLGISVMIVQAITVPANNLILNYLLAPGALAWAGFPDVDLTFLGLISYIGVIAALVQILEMVLDKYFPPLYNALGVFLPLITVNCAILGGSLFMVERGYDFSESVTYGLSSGFGWALAITAMAGVREKLKYSDIPDGLQGLGITFITAGLMAMAFMSFSGVKL, encoded by the coding sequence ATGGAAGGTCTCATCTCTCTCGCGGTCAAGGCGATCTTTGTTGAAAACCTGGCCCTCTCGTTCTTCCTGGGTATGTGTACCTTTATCGCGGTGTCGAAAAAGATCTCGACCGCGATTGGTCTGGGCATCTCGGTCATGATCGTTCAGGCGATCACCGTGCCGGCCAACAACCTGATCCTGAACTACCTGCTGGCACCAGGCGCGCTGGCATGGGCTGGGTTCCCGGATGTGGATCTGACTTTCCTTGGTCTGATTTCCTACATCGGGGTGATCGCGGCCCTGGTTCAGATCCTGGAAATGGTGCTCGATAAGTACTTTCCGCCGCTCTACAATGCGCTTGGCGTCTTCCTGCCGTTGATCACGGTGAACTGCGCCATCCTGGGTGGTTCGCTGTTCATGGTGGAACGGGGCTATGACTTCTCGGAATCGGTGACTTACGGTCTGTCTTCGGGCTTTGGCTGGGCACTGGCGATCACTGCTATGGCCGGCGTGCGCGAAAAGCTTAAGTACTCGGATATTCCCGATGGTCTGCAGGGCCTGGGTATCACATTCATCACCGCAGGTCTGATGGCGATGGCCTTCATGTCCTTCTCTGGCGTGAAACTGTAA
- a CDS encoding NADH:ubiquinone reductase (Na(+)-transporting) subunit D, translated as MAHKRKEMLIDPLVDNNPITLQVLGLCSALAVTSSLQVAFVMTVAVTLVTGFSSMFISMIRNQIPGSIRIIVQMVIIASLVILVDQMLKAYAFEISKTLSVFVGLIITNCIVMGRAEAFAMKNPPIDSFIDGIGNGLGYGLILMLVGFVRELFGSGSLFGVTILETVNNGGWYVPNGLLLLPPSAFFIIGLIIWAFRAWKPEQVEEREYKIQVVEAH; from the coding sequence ATGGCGCACAAACGCAAAGAAATGCTGATCGACCCGCTGGTCGACAACAACCCGATCACGTTGCAGGTTCTGGGCCTTTGTTCGGCGCTCGCCGTGACTTCGTCGCTGCAGGTGGCGTTTGTGATGACGGTCGCGGTGACCCTGGTGACCGGGTTCTCGTCAATGTTCATCTCGATGATCCGCAACCAGATCCCCGGCTCGATCCGGATCATCGTGCAGATGGTCATCATCGCCTCGCTCGTGATCCTGGTGGACCAGATGCTCAAGGCTTATGCGTTTGAGATTTCGAAAACACTGTCGGTCTTTGTGGGCCTGATCATCACCAACTGTATCGTGATGGGCCGCGCCGAAGCGTTTGCGATGAAGAACCCGCCGATCGACAGTTTCATCGACGGCATCGGCAACGGTTTGGGTTATGGCCTGATCCTGATGTTGGTGGGCTTTGTGCGCGAACTCTTTGGCTCGGGCAGCCTGTTTGGCGTGACCATCCTGGAAACCGTGAACAACGGTGGCTGGTATGTCCCCAACGGCTTGCTGCTGTTGCCGCCGTCGGCGTTCTTCATCATCGGTCTGATCATCTGGGCCTTCCGCGCATGGAAGCCCGAGCAGGTCGAAGAGCGTGAATACAAAATCCAAGTGGTCGAGGCGCACTGA